One window from the genome of Leucobacter aridicollis encodes:
- a CDS encoding methyltransferase domain-containing protein encodes MQDLAAPPHCRYFEAGVCRSCTFIETPIDAQLRTKQERCAELLPAVPAAAWLAPVSGGVAGFRNRAKLAVGGVSGAVTLGILDRGGAGVDLTECLIHEPDIQAVIPFLADFVNASGIEPYSVPRRRGELKYVHVTVSPAGELMVRFVVRSEHGLGVIRSRVDWLRELLPQAAVISVNLLPEHKAVLEGEREEPLVGSALAMELGEGLTPVTLYLRPQSFFQTNTRVALALYEQAAAWVDAIEPASLWDLYCGVGGFTLFTARSASGTRRDVLGVELSEQAIRSAERSATEAGIPATFLAGDATEFALAADPAELPELVVVNPPRRGIGDTLADWLERSGIPGVIYSSCNPETLAKDLERMQSYAVREARLFDMFPHTGHLEVAVLLERRP; translated from the coding sequence GTGCAAGACCTCGCCGCGCCGCCCCACTGCCGCTACTTCGAGGCTGGGGTGTGTCGTTCGTGCACCTTCATCGAAACCCCGATTGACGCCCAGCTGCGCACGAAACAGGAGCGCTGCGCCGAGCTGCTTCCCGCGGTTCCCGCTGCCGCCTGGCTCGCACCCGTCTCTGGCGGGGTCGCGGGCTTCCGCAACCGCGCGAAGCTCGCCGTAGGTGGGGTCTCAGGCGCCGTGACCCTCGGGATCCTCGACCGCGGCGGCGCCGGCGTTGACCTCACTGAGTGTCTGATTCACGAGCCCGACATTCAGGCTGTGATCCCTTTCCTCGCCGACTTCGTGAACGCCTCGGGCATCGAGCCGTACTCGGTGCCGCGTCGGCGAGGAGAGCTGAAGTACGTGCACGTCACGGTGAGCCCCGCTGGTGAGCTGATGGTTCGTTTCGTCGTGCGAAGTGAGCACGGCCTCGGGGTGATTCGCTCCCGCGTTGACTGGCTGCGAGAGCTGCTGCCCCAGGCAGCGGTGATCTCAGTCAACCTGTTGCCCGAGCACAAGGCCGTGCTTGAGGGGGAGCGGGAGGAGCCGCTCGTCGGCTCCGCGCTCGCAATGGAGCTTGGCGAGGGGCTGACGCCCGTGACGCTGTACCTCCGGCCGCAAAGCTTCTTTCAGACGAACACTCGCGTCGCGCTCGCACTGTACGAGCAGGCAGCTGCATGGGTCGATGCGATCGAGCCCGCGTCGCTCTGGGACCTGTACTGCGGTGTCGGCGGCTTCACCTTGTTCACGGCGCGCTCAGCGTCGGGCACCCGGCGTGACGTGCTCGGCGTCGAACTCAGCGAGCAGGCGATTCGCTCTGCCGAGCGCAGCGCGACCGAAGCCGGCATCCCCGCCACGTTCCTCGCCGGTGACGCGACCGAATTCGCGCTCGCCGCAGACCCCGCAGAGTTGCCCGAGCTCGTCGTGGTGAACCCGCCCCGCCGCGGGATCGGTGACACCCTTGCCGACTGGCTCGAAAGGTCTGGGATCCCGGGCGTTATCTACTCGAGCTGCAACCCGGAAACTCTCGCGAAAGACCTCGAGCGCATGCAGTCATACGCAGTGCGCGAGGCGCGCCTGTTCGACATGTTCCCGCACACAGGCCACCTTGAAGTCGCGGTGCTGCTCGAGCGCCGCCCGTAG